One window of Mus caroli chromosome 11, CAROLI_EIJ_v1.1, whole genome shotgun sequence genomic DNA carries:
- the LOC110305448 gene encoding olfactory receptor 2AK2-like: METGNRSCGTDFTLVGLFQDGHMDTFLFTLIAILFAVALMGNITLVVLIRLDRRLHTPMYFLLSQLSIIDMMYISTTVPKMAANFLSDTKAISFLGCVIQAFVFMTLGGSEALLLGFMSYDRYIAICRPLHYPVLMSRKICCSMVASAWSSSSVTASVHTVYVFQLPFCGSRMVNHFFCEVPSLLPLVCEDTSQYEHTVLVSGLVILLLPFLAILASYARVLVVVLQMGSGKGQSRALSTCSSHLTVASLFYVTTLSTYTQPHTLHSPGRDKVVAVLYSIITPVLNPFVYSLRNKEVIGALRRQMR, from the coding sequence atggaaacaggaaaccgCAGCTGTGGGACAGACTTCACCTTGGTTGGTCTTTTCCAGGATGGACACATGGACACCTTCCTCTTCACACTGATCGCCATCCTCTTTGCAGTGGCTCTCATGGGCAACATCACACTGGTTGTCCTCATCAGACTGGACCGAAGactccacacccccatgtacttccTCCTCAGCCAGCTCTCCATCATCGACATGATGTACATCTCCACCACTGTACCCAAGATGGCAGCTAACTTCCTCTCAGACACCAAGGCCATTTCCTTTCTGGGCTGTGTGATTCAAGCCTTTGTGTTTATGACCCTGGGTGGATCTGAAGCCCTCCTGCTGGGCTTCATGTCCTATGACAGGTATATAGCCATCTGCCGACCCTTGCACTACCCTGTGCTCATGAGTAGGAAGATCTGCTGCTCCATGGTTGCCAGTGCCTGGAGCAGCAGCTCTGTCACTGCATCAGTGCACACAGTGTATGTGTTTCAACTTCCTTTCTGTGGCTCTAGGATGGTTAACCACTTTTTCTGTGAGGTTCCATCTCTCCTGCCACTGGTGTGTGAAGACACATCCCAGTATGAGCATACAGTCCTCGTGAGTGGACTTGTCATTCTGCTGCTCCCCTTCCTGGCCATCCTAGCTTCCTATGCTCGGGTCTTGGTTGTTGTACTCCAGATGGGTTCAGGGAAGGGACAGAGTAGAGCTCTGTCCACCTGCTCCTCACACCTGACtgtggccagcctgttctatgtcACCACTCTCTCCACCTACACCCAGCCACACACCTTGCATTCTCCTGGAAGGGACAAAGTGGTGGCTGTGCTCTACTCAATCATCACCCCTGTTCTGAACCCATTTGTCTACAGTCTGAGGAACAAGGAGGTCATAGGGGCCCTGAGGAGACAAATGAGATGA
- the LOC110305445 gene encoding olfactory receptor 2T33-like — MKTPSNSTEVDFILLGLFSHTHAHLLLLSVVLVIFTASLMGNTLMILLICRDPRLHTPMYFLLSQLSLMDMMLVSTIVPKMAANYLTNTRSISPAGCGSQIFLFLTLAGGECFLLAAMSYDRYVAICYPLRYHVLMNPKLCAYLTVGSWLLGAADGLMQAGTILSFPFCHSRTINHFFCEAPSLVRLACADTKVFEFFMYICCILMLLIPLSLVLASYSLILATVLRMRSSAARKKAFTTCSSHLAVVGLFYGAIIFIYMRPKSHQPGKSDKVVSAFYTIFTPVLNPLIYSVRNKEVKGALRKWLQKTV, encoded by the coding sequence ATGAAGACTCCCAGTAACAGCACAGAGGTGGACTTCATTCTTCTCGGCCTCTTCAGCCACACACACGCCCACTTGCTCCTGCTTTCTGTTGTGTTGGTAATCTTCACCGCCTCTCTGATGGGCAATACCCTCATGATCCTTCTCATCTGCAGGGACCCCAGGCTGCACACGCCCATGTATTTCCTTCTCAGCCAGCTCTCCCTCATGGACATGATGCTAGTCTCCACCATTGTCCCCAAGATGGCAGCCAACTACTTGACGAACACGAGATCCATCTCCCCTGCAGGCTGTGGCTCCcagatcttcctcttcctcactttGGCAGGGGGCGAGTGCTTCCTCCTGGCAGCCATGTCCTATGACCGCTACGTAGCCATATGCTATCCCCTGCGCTACCATGTCCTCATGAACCCCAAGTTGTGTGCATACCTGACAGTGGGGTCCTGGCTCCTGGGAGCTGCCGATGGGCTGATGCAGGCGGGCACCATCCTGAGTTTCCCTTTCTGCCACTCTCGAACAATCAACCACTTCTTCTGTGAGGCACCTTCTCTGGTGCGCCTCGCCTGTGCAGACACCAAAGTCTTTGAGTTCTTCATGTACATCTGCTGCATCCTGATGCTCCTGATCCCGCTGTCCCTCGTCCTGGCTTCCTACTCGCTCATCCTGGCCACGGTGCTCCGCATGCGATCCTCCGCAGCCCGGAAGAAAGCCTTCACCACCTGCTCTTCGCACCTGGCTGTGGTGGGGTTGTTCTACGGGGCCATCATCTTCATCTACATGAGACCCAAGTCCCACCAGCCAGGCAAGAGTGACAAAGTGGTGTCTGCCTTCTACACCATCTTCACACCCGTGCTGAACCCTCTCATATACAGTGTGAGAAACAAGGAGGTCAAGGGAGCCTTGAGGAAGTGGCTGCAGAAGACAGTGTGA
- the LOC110304495 gene encoding olfactory receptor 2T8-like, translating into MDRGNTTAGFILLGLFNHTRAHLFLFVLVLTVAFNSVVGNALLLLLIHQDRRLHTPMYFLLSQLSLMDMMLVSMVVPQMAAGYLMGKKSISAAGCGFQIFFFLTLGGGECFLLAAMSYDRYVAICHPLRYPVLMSWQLCLRLTVASWLLGAADGAMQAAATLSFQFCSRNEIDHFFCEAPVLLRLACGDTSAFEFFMYICCVLMLLIPFSLILMSYGLILAAVLRMRSTEARKKAFATCSSHLAVVGLFYGAATFSYMRPTSSRSANHDKVVSAFYTIVTPMLNPLIYSLRNSEVKGSLRKCVTRCAALTSKDALVGT; encoded by the coding sequence ATGGACAGGGGGAACACCACAGCGGGCTTCATCCTCCTGGGACTCTTTAACCACACCAGGGCCCACTTATTCCTCTTTGTGCTGGTTCTGACTGTGGCCTTCAACTCTGTGGTAGGCAACgccctcctgcttctccttatTCACCAGGACCGCCggctccacacacccatgtactttcTCCTGAGCCAACTCTCCCTCATGGACATGATGCTGGTCTCCATGGTAGTGCCTCAAATGGCAGCTGGCTATTTAATGGGTAAGAAGTCCATCTCTGCTGCTGGCTGTGGCTTCCagatcttcttcttcctcacGCTGGGAGGTGGAGAGTGCTTCCTCTTAGCAGCCAtgtcctatgaccgctatgtggctatATGCCACCCATTGCGCTATCCGGTTCTCATGAGCTGGCAGTTATGTTTGCGACTAACCGTGGCGTCTTGGCTCCTGGGAGCAGCTGATGGAGCCATGCAGGCTGCTGCCACCCTGAGCTTCCAGTTTTGCAGCCGGAATGAAATAGATCACTTCTTCTGTGAGGCCCCTGTGTTATTGCGCTTGGCTTGCGGAGACACATCAGCCTTTGAGTTTTTCATGTACATTTGCTGTGTGTTGATGCTTCtgatccccttctccctcattctGATGTCCTATGGTCTCATACTGGCCGCTGTCCTCCGAATGCGGTCCACAGAAGCCCGCAAGAAAGCCTTTGCCACCTGCTCCTCACACTTGGCGGTAGTGGGCCTCTTTTACGGAGCGGCTACTTTTAGCTACATGAGGCCCACATCCTCCAGGTCAGCGAACCATGATAAGGTAGTGTCAGCATTCTATACTATCGTCACCCCCATGCTGAACCCCCTCATCTACAGTCTTCGGAATAGTGAAGTCAAGGGTAGCCTGAGGAAGTGCGTGACCCGCTGCGCTGCCCTAACTAGTAAGGATGCCTTGGTTGGCACctaa
- the Fam183a gene encoding protein FAM183A isoform X1, producing MAMAGRVGQMKNQDEVHQNQILRELFLKELRAQKLYTQYHVNPLRKVHTITRKPMSWHDNLEEPEDAKFLNLIHHAAQGPKKKYSETQTEAQEIGWDPNPLINPDRQDHRLNHFRVYHDITLYKAKLWSLGEDDHQK from the exons ATGGCCATGGCAGGACGTGTGGGGCAGATGAAGAATCAGGATGAAGTTCACCAGAATCAGATCTTGCGGGAACTATTTCTCAAAGAGCTACGGGCACAGAAGCTGTATACGCAGTATCACGTGAATCCCCTGCGCAAGG ttcacACAATTACCAGGAAGCCCATGTCTTGGCATGATAACttggaggagccagaagatg CCAAGTTCCTGAACCTCATTCACCATGCTGCACAGGGtccaaaaaagaaatattcagagACACAGACCGAAGCCCAAGAAATTGGATGGGACCCAAATCCCTTG ATCAACCCAGACCGTCAGGACCATAGGCTGAACCACTTCAGAGTCTACCATGACATCACTCTGTACAAGGCTAAATTGTGGAGCTTGGGGGAAGATGATCACCAGAAGTGA
- the Fam183a gene encoding protein FAM183A isoform X2 has translation MAMAGRVGQMKNQDEVHQNQILRELFLKELRAQKLYTQYHVNPLRKAKFLNLIHHAAQGPKKKYSETQTEAQEIGWDPNPLINPDRQDHRLNHFRVYHDITLYKAKLWSLGEDDHQK, from the exons ATGGCCATGGCAGGACGTGTGGGGCAGATGAAGAATCAGGATGAAGTTCACCAGAATCAGATCTTGCGGGAACTATTTCTCAAAGAGCTACGGGCACAGAAGCTGTATACGCAGTATCACGTGAATCCCCTGCGCAAGG CCAAGTTCCTGAACCTCATTCACCATGCTGCACAGGGtccaaaaaagaaatattcagagACACAGACCGAAGCCCAAGAAATTGGATGGGACCCAAATCCCTTG ATCAACCCAGACCGTCAGGACCATAGGCTGAACCACTTCAGAGTCTACCATGACATCACTCTGTACAAGGCTAAATTGTGGAGCTTGGGGGAAGATGATCACCAGAAGTGA